From the genome of Homalodisca vitripennis isolate AUS2020 chromosome 8, UT_GWSS_2.1, whole genome shotgun sequence, one region includes:
- the LOC124368076 gene encoding putative gustatory receptor 28b, whose product MVLMNHSDQAFSLAISIVTIVLLFCSQAALLVHFTHVAQSIAKSFEIVNAKIEMEVTSPASVDGTHTRCTMLSKIKKLRTLMNTYWMLCDAVQQANVFYCDQLMVVTFSSFLHITVTSYYFFLLLKTGKAFTMAYEGAWILLHICHVVLLLTSSTDVTKKADETGQTICKLINKDLDPNLRKQLEGFLLQLPHHNARFSARGFFPLNNETLTAMAGAVTTYLVILIQFQSEPSPT is encoded by the exons ATGGTTCTTATGAACCACAGTGATCAAGCATTTTCATTAGCAATATCCATCGTTACCATTGTACTGCTGTTCTGCTCCCAAGCTGCTCTGCTCGTCCACTTCACACATGTGGCTCAAAGTATCGCAAAGTCCTTTGAAATAGTGAACGCCAAGATCGAGATGGAAGTCACAAGCCCTGCCAGTGTTGACGGCACCCATACAAGAT gCACTATGCTTTCTAAAATCAAGAAACTGAGGACTCTGATGAACACCTATTGGATGCTGTGTGACGCCGTACAACAGGCTAATGTCTTCTACTGCGATCAGCTGATGGTCGTTACCTTCTCCTCATTTCTCCACATCACTGTCACGTCTTACTACTTTTTCTTGCTCCTTAAAACTGGTAAAGCGTTTACAATGGCTTATGAGGGGGCTTGGATCTTGCTTCACATCTGCCACGTTGTTCTGTTACTAACCTCAAGTACAGATGTCACCAAAAAG GCCGATGAGACAGGACAGACGATCTGCAAGTTGATCAATAAGGACTTGGACCCAAATTTGAGAAAACAG CTTGAAGGGTTTCTCCTGCAGTTACCTCACCACAACGCAAGATTCTCTGCTCGTGGATTTTTCCCGCTCAACAACGAGACCCTCACAGCG atggctggagcggtgacaacTTACCTGGTGATACTAATCCAGTTCCAGAGTGAACCATCACCCACCTAG